Proteins encoded within one genomic window of Pleurocapsa minor HA4230-MV1:
- the rlmD gene encoding 23S rRNA (uracil(1939)-C(5))-methyltransferase RlmD yields the protein MSQKLQQGQVVELEITDLNTDGDGVGRHEGTVVFVPNTVTGDRLTAKIVQSKAKFAKGKLEKLLNSSPHRIRPGCIVADKCGGCQWQHIEIDYQREAKQQQVIQAFQRIGGFADVEIQPILHADHALNYRNKCTYPLGRSSTGQVQAGYYRQGSHKLINLNQCPVQDERLHPLLREVKQDIQERGWSIYNETNHQGKLRHLSLRIGQNTGEMLLTLISTDRNLAGIEEQAQLWLDKYPGLVGVCLNLNRDRTNAILGKTTQTILGKPYLREIFAGVELHIAADTFFQVNTSAAELLLQTIIQQLKLTGSENIIDAYCGVGTFSLPLAQRVQQVVGIELNHNSVRQAQSNAALNQINNAIFWTGKVKDCLQQIEFQPDILLLDPPRKGCDPQVLETILKLKPERIVYVSCKPATLARDVQLLCASGTYQLSQIQPADFFPQTTHVECCAILNKL from the coding sequence ATGAGTCAAAAATTACAGCAGGGTCAAGTAGTCGAACTAGAAATCACCGATCTCAATACTGATGGGGATGGAGTCGGTAGACATGAGGGAACAGTTGTGTTTGTGCCGAATACGGTCACAGGCGATCGCCTAACTGCCAAAATAGTTCAGTCTAAAGCTAAATTTGCTAAGGGGAAGCTGGAAAAATTATTAAACTCTTCTCCTCACCGTATTCGTCCTGGCTGTATTGTGGCGGATAAATGTGGTGGCTGTCAGTGGCAGCACATCGAGATAGATTATCAACGCGAAGCTAAACAACAGCAAGTAATACAGGCTTTTCAACGTATTGGAGGCTTTGCTGATGTGGAAATACAGCCGATCTTACATGCCGATCATGCGCTTAATTACCGTAACAAATGTACCTATCCTTTAGGGCGATCGAGTACAGGACAAGTACAGGCTGGCTATTATCGTCAGGGTAGCCATAAATTGATTAATCTCAATCAGTGTCCCGTACAGGATGAACGTTTGCATCCTTTATTACGGGAAGTAAAGCAAGATATCCAAGAGAGAGGCTGGTCAATTTATAACGAAACCAATCATCAAGGTAAATTACGTCATTTATCCTTAAGAATTGGTCAAAATACGGGTGAAATGCTGCTTACCCTAATTAGTACCGATCGCAATTTGGCTGGTATCGAAGAACAAGCACAGCTATGGTTGGATAAATACCCTGGACTAGTGGGAGTATGTTTAAATCTCAATCGCGATCGCACTAACGCAATTTTAGGTAAAACAACTCAGACGATTCTTGGTAAGCCTTATCTCAGAGAAATCTTTGCTGGAGTTGAACTACATATTGCTGCGGATACCTTTTTTCAGGTTAATACTAGTGCAGCAGAATTACTACTTCAGACAATTATTCAGCAATTAAAGCTTACGGGAAGCGAAAACATTATTGATGCCTATTGTGGTGTTGGGACATTTAGTTTGCCTTTAGCACAGAGAGTACAGCAAGTTGTTGGCATCGAACTAAACCATAATTCTGTTAGACAAGCACAAAGTAACGCTGCGTTAAATCAAATTAATAATGCAATTTTCTGGACGGGTAAAGTAAAAGACTGTCTCCAACAAATCGAATTTCAACCTGATATTTTGTTGCTAGATCCTCCCCGTAAAGGTTGCGATCCCCAAGTTTTAGAGACAATCCTCAAGCTCAAGCCTGAGCGCATTGTCTATGTTAGCTGTAAACCAGCGACTTTAGCACGAGATGTTCAGCTGCTGTGCGCATCAGGAACATATCAACTCAGCCAAATTCAACCCGCCGATTTTTTTCCGCAAACAACTCACGTTGAATGCTGCGCCATCTTGAACAAGCTGTAA
- a CDS encoding cytochrome P450 has protein sequence MTTSDRLHSLPEPPGSGGLLLIGETIAFFNDPDFNNKRIAKYGKVYKTNIFGSPTIVMIGSEANTFLFRNENKYVVSSWPKSTRTLLGKKSLSVNNGSFHTSRRKLLYQAFQPRALASYIPTMTQITDAYLNKWSEIGTLTWYPELRDYTFDIASNLFVSTEVGSQTAIGHYFEDWCAGLFTLPISLPWTKFGKALKARKKLLKSLEQIILQRQQADEPGEDALGLLIQAKDEAGNGLSLEELKDQILLLLFAGHETLTSAIASFCLLTAQHPDVLAKLRAEQADLNITGTPTLADLQAMTYLEQVLKEVMRLIPPVGSAFRSAIATFEFAGYRIPKGWNIQYQIAQTHQDKDLYPESDRFNPDRFAADNSIDKSSFGYIPFGGGLRECIGKEFARLEMRLFASKLLQNYQWELIPDQNLDLVTLPTPHPRDGLKVKFSRR, from the coding sequence ATGACTACAAGCGATCGCCTTCACTCTTTGCCTGAACCTCCTGGTAGTGGAGGATTACTTCTTATCGGCGAAACAATTGCCTTTTTTAACGATCCTGACTTTAACAATAAGAGAATAGCTAAATACGGCAAGGTTTATAAAACTAATATCTTTGGTAGTCCTACAATCGTCATGATTGGTTCAGAAGCTAATACTTTTTTGTTTCGCAATGAGAATAAGTATGTTGTTTCTAGTTGGCCAAAAAGCACGAGAACTTTGTTGGGTAAAAAATCTTTGTCAGTTAATAACGGCAGTTTTCATACCTCACGCCGTAAGCTTTTGTATCAGGCATTTCAACCAAGAGCTTTGGCAAGTTATATACCGACGATGACACAGATAACTGATGCCTATCTAAACAAGTGGTCAGAGATAGGTACGCTTACCTGGTATCCAGAATTACGTGACTATACTTTTGACATTGCCAGTAATTTATTTGTCAGCACTGAGGTCGGTTCTCAAACTGCCATAGGTCATTATTTTGAGGATTGGTGTGCTGGGTTATTTACGCTGCCGATTTCTCTACCCTGGACTAAATTTGGGAAGGCTTTAAAAGCTCGTAAAAAGTTATTAAAAAGTCTGGAACAAATTATTCTCCAACGTCAACAAGCAGATGAGCCTGGGGAAGACGCTCTAGGGTTACTAATTCAAGCAAAAGATGAAGCAGGAAACGGTCTTAGCTTAGAAGAATTAAAAGATCAGATTCTCTTATTATTGTTTGCAGGACACGAGACTTTAACCAGTGCGATCGCCTCTTTTTGTCTCTTAACCGCGCAACATCCTGATGTTCTAGCCAAACTTAGAGCAGAACAAGCTGATTTAAATATCACGGGGACTCCCACTTTAGCAGACTTGCAAGCTATGACCTATCTCGAACAGGTACTCAAAGAAGTCATGCGTTTAATTCCCCCTGTGGGTAGTGCTTTTCGATCGGCGATCGCCACTTTTGAATTTGCTGGCTATCGTATCCCTAAAGGCTGGAATATTCAATACCAAATTGCGCAAACTCATCAAGACAAAGATCTTTATCCCGAAAGCGATCGCTTTAACCCCGATCGTTTTGCAGCGGATAACTCAATCGATAAATCCAGCTTTGGCTATATTCCCTTTGGTGGCGGTTTAAGAGAATGTATCGGCAAAGAGTTTGCTCGTCTGGAAATGCGTCTATTTGCCTCAAAACTGTTGCAGAATTATCAATGGGAATTAATCCCCGATCAAAATTTAGATTTAGTTACCCTACCAACTCCCCATCCCCGTGATGGTTTAAAAGTTAAATTTAGTCGCCGTTAA
- a CDS encoding SDR family oxidoreductase, producing the protein MSIKQVLVTGATGKTGSIVYQKLKQDRNFKVKGFARSPEKAQELFGSTENFYFGDIKDPQSLTEALKGCQALVILTSASPKMVAPPQPGERPQFSYPPDGTPELVDYQGQKNQIDMAIAAGVEQIVLVGSMGGTNENHPLNMMGNGKILIWKRKAEEYLVNSGINYTIIRAAGLLDQPGGVRQLIVGDNDELLVNPPDDIPTSIPRADVAEMVVQALKEPSAINKAFDLMSYPEADAESITQDFAALFAQTTAAKF; encoded by the coding sequence ATGTCTATCAAACAGGTACTAGTTACTGGCGCAACGGGGAAAACAGGCTCAATAGTCTATCAAAAACTTAAACAAGATCGGAACTTTAAGGTTAAAGGATTTGCGCGATCGCCAGAAAAAGCGCAAGAATTATTTGGTTCAACTGAAAACTTTTATTTTGGTGATATTAAAGATCCCCAAAGTTTGACAGAAGCGTTGAAAGGCTGTCAGGCGTTAGTAATTTTGACCAGTGCATCACCAAAAATGGTCGCGCCACCACAACCAGGAGAGCGTCCTCAGTTTTCCTATCCACCTGATGGGACACCAGAATTAGTCGATTATCAGGGACAAAAAAATCAGATCGATATGGCGATCGCTGCTGGCGTTGAGCAGATTGTTTTAGTTGGTTCGATGGGTGGAACGAATGAAAATCATCCTTTGAACATGATGGGTAATGGCAAGATCCTGATTTGGAAGCGTAAGGCGGAAGAATATTTAGTGAATTCAGGAATAAACTATACGATTATTCGCGCAGCAGGTTTGCTAGATCAGCCTGGGGGAGTTAGACAGCTCATAGTTGGCGACAATGACGAATTGTTGGTTAATCCACCTGATGATATTCCCACCTCAATTCCACGAGCAGATGTGGCAGAAATGGTAGTGCAAGCATTGAAAGAACCATCGGCGATTAATAAAGCTTTTGATTTAATGTCTTATCCTGAAGCTGATGCTGAATCTATCACTCAAGATTTTGCTGCCTTATTTGCTCAAACCACTGCGGCTAAATTCTAG
- the lptC gene encoding LPS export ABC transporter periplasmic protein LptC, which yields MANQPNVWLLIVLLSITGCQSSSPDVDRASEVSRLDTQLVLNNAVLEQSNRKSNTVWKIKADKIVYSQDKEIATLNKVVGNLLQNGAVILKISAESGEVKERGNIILLNKKVVASDPRNGSVITSEAVEWRPQANLLLIKSKLTGNNANLEVFAESGKYFTDLEKLEIQDNVVATSKQPPLQLTSDRLEWKIPQEQIISPGAIKLVHYDQNKTIIDRLVSDRAELRLAENQAILTKNIELVTSNPQLQIATDSLIWNYQNRLGKSDRPIQIIDRDRQISLTGNKGEINLPQQLAKLTDGVKGINQVEASELYARQMNWKIDTEELEAMGSVVYEQVDPKARLTGEKASGTLGNSKIVVTSNGQQPVTSVIDN from the coding sequence ATCGCCAATCAGCCAAATGTTTGGCTGTTAATAGTTCTGCTTAGTATTACTGGCTGTCAGTCATCAAGTCCTGATGTCGATCGCGCTTCAGAGGTTAGTCGTCTTGATACTCAGTTAGTTTTAAATAATGCTGTCTTAGAGCAATCGAACAGAAAATCTAATACTGTCTGGAAAATTAAAGCAGATAAGATTGTTTATAGTCAAGACAAGGAAATTGCTACTTTAAATAAAGTAGTTGGTAACTTACTCCAGAATGGTGCTGTTATTTTAAAAATTAGCGCTGAGTCTGGAGAAGTTAAGGAGCGGGGCAATATAATTTTGTTGAATAAAAAAGTTGTTGCTAGCGATCCGCGTAATGGCAGTGTTATTACTAGTGAGGCAGTGGAGTGGAGACCTCAAGCTAATTTACTGCTGATTAAATCCAAATTGACGGGAAATAACGCTAATTTGGAGGTTTTTGCCGAGTCAGGAAAATATTTTACCGATCTGGAAAAGCTAGAAATACAGGATAATGTAGTTGCCACTAGTAAGCAGCCTCCTTTACAGTTAACTAGCGATCGCCTGGAATGGAAGATCCCTCAAGAGCAAATTATCAGTCCAGGTGCAATAAAATTAGTCCACTATGACCAAAATAAAACTATCATCGATCGATTGGTCAGCGATCGCGCTGAATTACGTCTGGCGGAAAACCAGGCAATTTTAACCAAAAATATCGAGTTAGTCACCTCAAATCCTCAACTACAGATAGCTACAGATTCTCTGATTTGGAATTACCAAAATCGGCTCGGTAAAAGCGATCGCCCAATTCAAATTATAGACCGCGATCGCCAAATTAGCCTGACAGGTAACAAAGGTGAAATTAATCTTCCACAACAGCTAGCCAAATTAACAGACGGCGTAAAAGGTATTAATCAGGTAGAAGCATCAGAATTATATGCGCGGCAAATGAACTGGAAAATTGATACTGAAGAATTAGAAGCAATGGGAAGCGTCGTCTATGAACAAGTAGATCCTAAAGCTCGTTTGACGGGAGAAAAAGCGAGTGGCACTTTAGGAAATAGTAAGATCGTAGTCACTAGTAATGGTCAACAACCAGTCACTTCAGTGATTGATAATTAA
- a CDS encoding radical SAM protein, with translation MLSSSVTPQVQARSQKLWLPKQVLVTPAAYAEDWGQQIIERVKSFGIPVTKLSQNRLTGLRGKDERETYAIAKNTLAIVNAPLSQLQLTPIPPSADWQFHLAQGCPAHCQYCYLAGSLSGVPVVKVYGNLPQILANLSNYEQEGQDTTYEVSCYTDPLGIEHLTGSLAECIRYFGTRETAYLRWVSKFDHVEQLLDLPHNGHTRCRVSVNADPVSHSMEGGTATVIQRLQALRKLAAHGYPVGIVIAPIMAIADWQQHYANLFQLITQTLDLDCDLTFELITHRFTPKSKEVLETWYPKSKLDLEPENRSQKRNKFGGVKYVYHKDTMAELQEFIEAQIDTNFPQAKILYWT, from the coding sequence ATGCTCTCCAGCTCTGTTACGCCTCAAGTTCAAGCCAGATCGCAAAAGCTGTGGCTACCAAAACAAGTACTTGTAACTCCTGCTGCTTACGCTGAAGATTGGGGACAACAAATTATTGAGCGAGTTAAATCTTTTGGTATTCCTGTCACCAAATTATCGCAAAATCGACTTACGGGGTTGCGAGGTAAAGATGAAAGAGAAACCTATGCGATCGCTAAAAATACTCTGGCTATAGTTAATGCGCCACTAAGTCAGCTTCAATTAACGCCGATCCCTCCTTCGGCTGACTGGCAATTTCATTTGGCACAGGGTTGTCCTGCACACTGTCAATATTGTTATTTGGCGGGTAGTCTATCTGGTGTTCCTGTCGTTAAAGTTTATGGTAATCTACCGCAAATTTTGGCTAATTTGAGCAATTATGAACAAGAAGGGCAAGATACCACCTATGAGGTGAGTTGCTATACCGATCCTTTAGGAATTGAGCATTTAACAGGTAGCTTGGCGGAGTGTATTCGCTATTTTGGCACAAGAGAAACGGCATATTTGCGTTGGGTAAGTAAGTTCGATCATGTCGAGCAACTTCTAGATTTACCCCACAATGGACATACTCGCTGTCGTGTTAGCGTTAATGCCGATCCTGTCAGTCACAGCATGGAAGGGGGAACAGCTACTGTGATTCAAAGATTACAGGCATTACGTAAACTAGCTGCACATGGTTATCCTGTTGGGATTGTAATTGCACCAATTATGGCGATCGCCGATTGGCAACAACACTATGCTAATTTGTTTCAATTGATTACCCAAACCTTGGATCTTGATTGCGATCTTACCTTTGAATTAATTACCCATCGTTTTACACCTAAATCAAAAGAGGTGTTAGAGACATGGTATCCCAAGAGTAAATTGGATCTTGAGCCAGAAAATCGCAGTCAAAAGCGCAATAAGTTCGGTGGCGTTAAATATGTCTACCACAAAGATACAATGGCAGAATTGCAAGAATTTATCGAAGCTCAAATAGACACTAACTTTCCTCAAGCCAAAATTCTCTATTGGACTTGA
- a CDS encoding anti-sigma regulatory factor yields the protein MSFTSTLYLCPVLDLLLVNVPPAWQAEVRLGLQEALVNAAKHGNKLDPNKTIIVRFSATSSEYSWIIVDQGNGFTEGCKCLNKIDNKIDQAQMLPMDEAENGRGYSILHEIFDDVHWNRDGTQLTLSKAVVSSKERQPAIC from the coding sequence ATGAGCTTCACGTCAACACTCTATCTCTGTCCTGTTCTCGATTTACTTTTAGTAAACGTACCTCCAGCATGGCAGGCAGAAGTAAGATTAGGGCTACAAGAAGCGTTAGTTAATGCAGCCAAACATGGCAATAAGCTTGACCCCAACAAAACTATTATCGTCAGATTTTCTGCCACCAGTAGCGAATATTCTTGGATTATTGTCGATCAAGGAAATGGTTTTACCGAAGGGTGTAAGTGCCTTAACAAAATCGATAACAAAATCGATCAAGCTCAGATGCTTCCTATGGATGAAGCCGAAAATGGCAGAGGTTATTCAATTTTGCATGAGATATTTGACGATGTTCATTGGAATCGGGATGGTACTCAGCTAACTCTCTCCAAAGCAGTAGTCAGCAGTAAAGAAAGACAGCCAGCGATTTGTTGA
- a CDS encoding type II toxin-antitoxin system YoeB family toxin, translated as MAELKKQQKTKLKQILEQVIAVNPHCGKALKGKLKGLNSYRLNRQDRVLYEIYEKDKIVLIIRARTHYGE; from the coding sequence ATTGCAGAATTAAAAAAGCAACAAAAAACCAAGCTCAAGCAAATTTTAGAACAAGTTATTGCTGTTAATCCTCATTGTGGAAAAGCCTTGAAGGGCAAGTTAAAAGGTTTAAATTCTTATAGATTGAATCGCCAAGATCGAGTTTTGTATGAGATTTACGAAAAAGACAAGATTGTTTTAATTATTAGGGCTAGAACTCATTACGGAGAATAA
- a CDS encoding type II toxin-antitoxin system Phd/YefM family antitoxin, with protein sequence MSYHVTADYARKNFNEIIQRAKIEAEGVTIVKDNQNFVLIDREELEALIETAELLQIPDILTDVSQARKEYQQQETLTMEDIFG encoded by the coding sequence ATGTCATATCACGTTACAGCAGACTATGCCCGTAAAAACTTTAATGAAATTATTCAACGAGCCAAGATTGAAGCCGAAGGAGTAACAATCGTCAAAGACAATCAAAACTTTGTACTAATTGATCGAGAAGAATTAGAAGCCTTGATTGAAACTGCTGAATTACTTCAAATCCCTGACATATTGACAGATGTATCGCAAGCAAGAAAAGAATATCAACAGCAAGAAACTTTAACCATGGAGGATATATTTGGTTGA
- a CDS encoding NYN domain-containing protein, which yields MLDNFGSDLIFTPEQILENRGRVAIFIDGSNLFYAALQLGIEIDYSKLLYRLTGGSRLLRSFFYTGVDRTNEKQQGFLLWMRRNGYRVIAKDLVQLPDGSKKANLDVEIAVDMMALVASYDTAVLVSGDGDLAYAVDAVSYRGARVEVVSLRSMTSDSLINVADRYIDLDQIKGDIQKSNKHSDPYHSFSGFGILDD from the coding sequence ATGCTAGACAATTTCGGCAGCGATCTTATTTTTACACCAGAACAAATTTTAGAAAACAGAGGGCGAGTCGCAATTTTTATCGACGGCTCTAATTTATTTTATGCAGCACTACAGTTAGGGATTGAAATTGATTACAGCAAACTACTGTATCGTCTGACTGGTGGATCGAGGCTTTTAAGGTCATTTTTCTATACTGGAGTAGATCGCACCAATGAGAAACAACAGGGATTTTTGCTCTGGATGCGTCGCAACGGCTACCGTGTAATTGCCAAGGATCTGGTGCAGCTACCTGATGGCTCAAAAAAGGCTAATTTGGACGTGGAGATTGCTGTAGACATGATGGCGCTGGTTGCTTCATATGACACAGCAGTATTGGTCAGTGGAGATGGAGATCTGGCTTATGCTGTAGATGCCGTGAGCTATCGAGGAGCGAGAGTAGAGGTTGTTAGTTTACGTTCGATGACTAGCGATAGTCTGATTAATGTAGCGGATCGCTATATAGACTTAGATCAGATTAAAGGAGATATTCAGAAAAGTAATAAGCACAGCGATCCCTACCATAGCTTTTCTGGTTTTGGCATTTTAGATGATTAG
- the metG gene encoding methionine--tRNA ligase — translation MNHTDINHKFSLTTPLYYVNGVPHIGSAYTTMVADALARFHRLQGKSVLLITGTDEHGQKIQRTAAEENVEPQVHCDRIVESFESLWTKLDIKYDRFIRTTAPKHQQIVNEFFDRVWQQDDIYLDRQQGWYCVSCEEFKEERELIENHYCAIHTNKQAEWRDEENYFFRLSKYQQQLEELYESQPDFIQPPSRRNEVLNFVQQGLKDFSISRVDVDWGLPVPIDDKHTIYVWFDALLGYITALLEPEQAPTLENALAQWWPINLHLIGKDILRFHAVYWPAMLASAGLPLPEKVFGHGFLTKDGLKMGKTLGNTIDPIELVDRYGADAVRYYFLKEIELGNDGDFNETRFINVLNNDLADVLGNSLNRTLGMLKKYCQSTVPQLSGADFSSDHPLKSIGVTLGDRVSQAYENLQVSQACTAVLSLVRAVNKYIDDSAPWKLFKQEQQTEVEQILYAVLESIRLSAYLLSPVIPSTSSKIYQQLGFNWDFNQDRVKQGVFSSHSKWGELSIGKALGQASPVFLKLELPPED, via the coding sequence ATGAATCATACTGATATTAACCATAAATTTTCTTTAACTACCCCCCTTTATTACGTTAACGGAGTCCCTCATATTGGCAGTGCCTACACTACCATGGTGGCAGATGCCCTAGCTAGATTCCATCGTTTACAGGGTAAATCAGTCTTATTAATTACAGGAACAGATGAACACGGACAGAAAATTCAACGCACTGCTGCTGAGGAAAATGTAGAACCCCAAGTTCATTGCGATCGCATTGTCGAAAGCTTTGAATCTTTGTGGACAAAGCTAGATATTAAATACGATCGCTTTATCCGTACTACTGCACCAAAGCACCAGCAGATCGTAAATGAATTCTTCGATCGCGTTTGGCAACAAGACGACATTTATCTCGATCGTCAGCAAGGCTGGTATTGCGTATCTTGTGAAGAGTTCAAGGAAGAGCGAGAGTTAATTGAAAACCATTATTGTGCCATTCATACTAATAAACAAGCAGAATGGCGTGATGAAGAAAACTATTTCTTTCGTCTCTCTAAATATCAGCAGCAGCTAGAAGAACTTTATGAGTCTCAGCCAGACTTTATTCAACCACCTAGTCGGCGCAATGAAGTACTTAACTTTGTTCAACAAGGCTTAAAAGATTTTTCTATCTCTCGTGTTGATGTAGATTGGGGTTTACCTGTCCCTATAGACGATAAACACACAATTTATGTCTGGTTTGATGCTCTCTTAGGCTATATCACAGCCTTGTTAGAGCCAGAACAAGCTCCCACCTTGGAGAATGCCTTAGCTCAATGGTGGCCGATTAATCTGCATCTAATTGGTAAAGATATATTAAGATTCCATGCGGTTTACTGGCCTGCTATGTTAGCTTCTGCTGGTTTACCTTTGCCAGAAAAAGTTTTCGGTCATGGTTTTCTAACCAAAGACGGACTTAAAATGGGCAAAACTTTGGGTAATACCATCGATCCGATTGAGTTAGTAGATAGATACGGTGCAGATGCCGTGCGCTATTACTTTCTTAAGGAGATTGAATTGGGCAATGACGGTGATTTTAATGAAACTCGTTTTATTAATGTGCTTAACAACGATTTAGCTGATGTGCTAGGAAATTCGCTGAACCGTACCTTGGGAATGTTGAAAAAATATTGTCAGAGTACTGTACCGCAATTATCTGGTGCTGACTTCAGTTCAGACCATCCTTTAAAAAGTATTGGTGTGACTTTAGGCGATCGCGTAAGCCAAGCTTATGAAAATCTTCAAGTTAGCCAAGCTTGTACAGCGGTTTTATCTTTAGTACGAGCTGTCAATAAATATATTGACGACAGCGCACCTTGGAAACTATTTAAACAGGAGCAGCAGACTGAAGTTGAGCAAATTTTATATGCAGTTTTAGAATCTATTCGCTTATCAGCTTATCTTCTATCCCCTGTAATTCCTAGTACCAGCAGCAAAATATATCAGCAGTTGGGTTTTAACTGGGATTTTAATCAAGATCGAGTAAAGCAAGGCGTATTTTCCAGTCACTCGAAATGGGGTGAGTTGTCAATCGGTAAAGCTTTGGGGCAAGCTAGTCCTGTTTTTTTAAAACTAGAATTACCGCCAGAAGATTAA